In the Apteryx mantelli isolate bAptMan1 chromosome 1, bAptMan1.hap1, whole genome shotgun sequence genome, one interval contains:
- the SMO gene encoding protein smoothened: protein MAPGWLWALALGIALGARRCPAAPLNASAAPERCRRPAPCERLRYGACLGSALPYAATSTLLAADSASQEEAHGKLLLWSGLRNAPRCWDVIQPLLCAVYMPKCEDGQVELPSQTLCLATRAPCTIVERERGWPDFLKCTPDRFPEGCPNEVQNIKFNSSGQCEAPLVRTDNPKSWYEDVEGCGIQCQNPLFTEKEHREMHVYIAAFSSITIFCTFFTLATFVADWRNSNRYPAVILFYVNACFFVGSIGWLAQFMDGARDEIVCRADGTMRLGEPTSNETLSCVIIFVIVYYSLMSGVIWFVMLTYAWHTSFKALGTTYQPLVGKTSYFHLITWSIPFVLTVAILAVAQVDGDSVSGICFVGYKNYRYRAGFVLAPIGLVLIVGGYFLIRGVMTLFSIKSNHPGLLSEKAASKINETMLRLGIFGFLAFGFVFITFGCHFYDFFNQAEWERSFREYVLCEANVTIATQTNKPIPDCEIKNRPSLLVEKINLFAMFGTGVSMSTWVWTKATLLIWKRTWCRLTGQSDDQPKRIKKSKMIAKAFSKRKELLRDPAQELSFSMHTVSHDGPVAGLAFDVNEPSADASSAWARHVTRMVARRGAILPQDVSVTPVATPAPPEERAEPWAPEADVPAKRGGRRKKRRKKKKKEVCPELPPLPGAAGPREPWCPAGDAWALPGAFPPLRLPGDPFRPAGAPLAPRTPGRRATLAPIHSRTNLVDAELLDADSDF from the exons atggcGCCCGGCTGGCTGTGGGCGCTGGCGCTGGGCATCGCCCtgggcgcccgccgctgccccgccgcgccgctcaaCGCCTCGGCCGCCCccgagcgctgccgccgccccgcgccctgcGAGCGGCTCCGCTACGGCGCCTGCCTCGGCTCGGCGCTGCCCTACGCCGCCACCTCCACGCTGCTGGCCGCCGACTCCGCCTCGCAGGAGGAGGCTCACGGCAAGCTGCTGCTCTGGTCCG gcttGCGCAACGCCCCGCGCTGCTGGGACGTCATCCAGCCGCTGCTGTGCGCCGTCTACATGCCCAAGTGCGAGGACGGGCAGGTGGAGCTGCCGAGCCAGACGCTGTGCCTGGCCACCCGGGCGCCCTGCACCATCGTGGAGCGCGAGCGGGGTTGGCCCGACTTCCTCAAGTGCACGCCGGATCGCTTCCCCGAGGGCTGCCCG AACGAGGTGCAGAACATCAAGTTCAACAGCTCGGGGCAGTGCGAGGCGCCGCTGGTGCGGACGGACAACCCCAAGAGCTGGTACGAGGACGTGGAGGGCTGCGGGATCCAGTGCCAGAACCCGCTCTTCACCGAGAAGGAGCACCGGGAGATGCACGTCTACATCGCCGCCTTCAGCTCCATCACCATCTTCTGCACCTTCTTCACCCTG GCCACCTTCGTCGCCGACTGGAGGAACTCGAACCGCTACCCCGCCGTCATCCTCTTCTACGTCAACGCCTGCTTCTTCGTGGGCAGCATCGGCTGGCTGGCGCAGTTCATGGACGGCGCCCGCGACGAGATCGTGTGCCGGGCCGACGGCACCATGAGGCTGGGGGAGCCCAC CTCCAACGAGACGCTCTCCTGCGTCATCATCTTCGTCATCGTCTACTACTCACTCATGTCCGGCGTCATCTGGTTCGTCATGCTCACCTACGCCTGGCACACCTCCTTCAAGGCGCTGGGCACCACCTACCAGCCGCTGGTGGGCAAGACCTCCTACTTCCACCTCATCACCTGGTCCATCCCCTTCGTCCTCACCGTGGCCATCCTGGCCGTGGCCCAG GTGGACGGCGACTCCGTCAGCGGCATCTGCTTCGTGGGGTACAAGAACTACCGCTACCGGGCCGGCTTCGTCCTGGCGCCCATCGGGCTGGTCCTCATCGTGGGGGGCTACTTCCTCATCCGGG GGGTCATGACTCTCTTCTCCATCAAAAGCAACCACCCCGGCCTGCTGAGCGAGAAGGCGGCCAGCAAGATCAACGAGACCATGCTGCGGCTGG GCATCTTCGGCTTCTTGGCCTTCGGCTTCGTCTTCATCACTTTTGGGTGCCACTTCTACGACTTCTTCAACCAGGCGGAGTGGGAGCGCAGCTTCCGGGAATACGTCCT GTGCGAGGCCAACGTGACCATCGCCACGCAGACCAACAAGCCCATCCCGGACTGCGAGATCAAGAACCGGCCCAGCCTGCTGGTGGAGAAGATCAACCTCTTCGCCATGTTCGGCACCGGCGTCTCCATGAGCACCTGGGTGTGGACCAAGGCCACCCTGCTCATCTGGAAGCGCACCTGGTGCAG GCTGACGGGGCAGAGCGACGACCAGCCCAAGAGGATTAAGAAGAGCAAGATGATCGCCAAGGCCTTCTCCAAGCGCAAGGAGCTGCTGCGCGACCCGGCCCAGGAGCTCTCCTTCAGCATGCACACCGTCTCGCACGACGGCCCCGTGG CCGGGCTGGCCTTCGACGTCAACGAGCCGTCGGCCGACGCGTCCTCGGCGTGGGCTCGGCACGTCACCAGGATGGTGGCCCGCCGAGGGGCCATCCTGCCCCAGGACGTCTCGGTGACGCCCGTGGCGACTCCTG cgccgccggAGGAACGGGCTGAGCCGTGGGCGCCGGAGGCCGATGTCCCGGCCAAGCGCGGCGGCCGCAGGAAGAAgcggaggaagaagaagaagaaggaggtttgcccggagctgccgccgctgcccggagccgccggcccccGGGAGCCCTGGTGTCCCGccggggacgcctgggccctccccgGCGCCTTCCCGCCGCTCCGCCTGCCCGGAGATCCCTTCCGTCCCGCCGGCGCCCCCCTGGCACCGAGGACTCCGGGCCGCCGGGCCACCTTGGCCCCCATCCACTCCCGCACCAACCTGGTGGACGCCGAGCTGCTGGATGCTGACTCGGACTTTTAG
- the TSPAN33 gene encoding tetraspanin-33 isoform X2: MARRAAGAVVPHGDDFSFVSPLVKYVLFFFNMLFWMISMVMVAVGVYARLLKHAEAAMACLAVDPAILLIVVGVLMFLITFCGCIGSLRENICLLQTFSICLTVVFLLQLAAGVLGFVFSDKARGKVSEIINGAIVHYRDDLDLQNLIDFGQKELLRGGLLQGLVPEHVLQLHRRQPQPRAVLGAFLLLPPSRRRGHAGHELPGGQRIHLHQRLHRQAGQLDPQQPLPAGGHRSGPGHPPARGDPALSDPRQPDQRPDQAAALQSAAPGRPLVLSPREASASVGRRGFLCPLDILGRRADPPSWQLLALPSGEGHHLLEPGQTFARPLLPGTGQWPPPPATLGPWESLCLGLFSLKQPRVGAICFQASRRAHGDAAAAAEGAESGVCP; this comes from the exons ATGATCTCAATGGTGATGGTGGCGGTGGGGGTCTACGCCCGGCTGCTGAAACACGCAG AGGCGGCGATGGCCTGCCTGGCCGTGGACCCCGCCATCCTGCTCATCGTGGTCGGCGTCCTCATGTTCCTCATCACCTTCTGCGGCTGCATCGGCTCCTTGCGGGAGAACATCTGCCTGCTGCAGACG tTCTCCATCTGCCTGACCGTGGTCTtcctcctgcagctggcagctggcGTGTTGGGCTTCGTCTTCTCCGACAAG GCGCGCGGGAAGGTGAGCGAGATCATCAACGGCGCCATCGTGCATTACCGGGATGACCTGGACCTGCAGAACCTCATCGACTTTGGGCAGAAGGAG CTGCTGCGGGGGGGTCTCCTACAAGGACTGGTCCCAGAACATGTACTTCAACTGCACCGCCGACAACCCCAGCCGCGAGCGGTGCTCGGTGCCTTTCTCCTGCTGCCTCCAAGCCGCCGACGAG GGCATGCAGGCCATGAactacctggaggccagcgaaTTCATCTACACCAACGGCTGCATCGACAAGCTGGTCAACTGGATCCACAGCAACCTCTTCCTGCTGGGGGGCATCGCTCTGGGCCTGGCCATCCCCCAG CTCGTGGGGATCCTGCTCTCTCAGATCCTCGTCAACCAGATCAAAGACCAGATCAAGCTGCAGCTCTACAATCAGCAGCACCGGGCAGACCCCTGGTACTGAGCCCCCGCGAGGCCAGCGCTTCCGTGGGGCGCCGAGGCTTCCTGTGCCCCCTGGACATCCTTGGGCGAAGAGCAGACCCACCTTCCTGGCAGCTGCTGGCTTTGCCCTCCGGAGAGGGGCATCATCTCCTGGAGCCGGGTCAAACCTTTGCGCGTCCCCTCTTGCCGGGGACGGGACAGTGGCCTCCTCCACCAGCGACTCTTGGACCTTGGGAATCACTTTGCTTGGggttattttctttaaagcagccCCGCGTTGGAGCGATTTGTTTCCAGGCTTCCCGGCGAGCGCACGGAGATGCCGCAGCCGCTGCCGAGGGGGCTGAGAGTGGGGTTTGTCCGTGA
- the TSPAN33 gene encoding tetraspanin-33 isoform X3, with protein MISMVMVAVGVYARLLKHAEAAMACLAVDPAILLIVVGVLMFLITFCGCIGSLRENICLLQTFSICLTVVFLLQLAAGVLGFVFSDKARGKVSEIINGAIVHYRDDLDLQNLIDFGQKELLRGGLLQGLVPEHVLQLHRRQPQPRAVLGAFLLLPPSRRRGCHQHHVWPGHAGHELPGGQRIHLHQRLHRQAGQLDPQQPLPAGGHRSGPGHPPARGDPALSDPRQPDQRPDQAAALQSAAPGRPLVLSPREASASVGRRGFLCPLDILGRRADPPSWQLLALPSGEGHHLLEPGQTFARPLLPGTGQWPPPPATLGPWESLCLGLFSLKQPRVGAICFQASRRAHGDAAAAAEGAESGVCP; from the exons ATGATCTCAATGGTGATGGTGGCGGTGGGGGTCTACGCCCGGCTGCTGAAACACGCAG AGGCGGCGATGGCCTGCCTGGCCGTGGACCCCGCCATCCTGCTCATCGTGGTCGGCGTCCTCATGTTCCTCATCACCTTCTGCGGCTGCATCGGCTCCTTGCGGGAGAACATCTGCCTGCTGCAGACG tTCTCCATCTGCCTGACCGTGGTCTtcctcctgcagctggcagctggcGTGTTGGGCTTCGTCTTCTCCGACAAG GCGCGCGGGAAGGTGAGCGAGATCATCAACGGCGCCATCGTGCATTACCGGGATGACCTGGACCTGCAGAACCTCATCGACTTTGGGCAGAAGGAG CTGCTGCGGGGGGGTCTCCTACAAGGACTGGTCCCAGAACATGTACTTCAACTGCACCGCCGACAACCCCAGCCGCGAGCGGTGCTCGGTGCCTTTCTCCTGCTGCCTCCAAGCCGCCGACGAG GCTGTCATCAACACCATGTGTGGCCAGGGCATGCAGGCCATGAactacctggaggccagcgaaTTCATCTACACCAACGGCTGCATCGACAAGCTGGTCAACTGGATCCACAGCAACCTCTTCCTGCTGGGGGGCATCGCTCTGGGCCTGGCCATCCCCCAG CTCGTGGGGATCCTGCTCTCTCAGATCCTCGTCAACCAGATCAAAGACCAGATCAAGCTGCAGCTCTACAATCAGCAGCACCGGGCAGACCCCTGGTACTGAGCCCCCGCGAGGCCAGCGCTTCCGTGGGGCGCCGAGGCTTCCTGTGCCCCCTGGACATCCTTGGGCGAAGAGCAGACCCACCTTCCTGGCAGCTGCTGGCTTTGCCCTCCGGAGAGGGGCATCATCTCCTGGAGCCGGGTCAAACCTTTGCGCGTCCCCTCTTGCCGGGGACGGGACAGTGGCCTCCTCCACCAGCGACTCTTGGACCTTGGGAATCACTTTGCTTGGggttattttctttaaagcagccCCGCGTTGGAGCGATTTGTTTCCAGGCTTCCCGGCGAGCGCACGGAGATGCCGCAGCCGCTGCCGAGGGGGCTGAGAGTGGGGTTTGTCCGTGA
- the TSPAN33 gene encoding tetraspanin-33 isoform X1: MARRAAGAVVPHGDDFSFVSPLVKYVLFFFNMLFWMISMVMVAVGVYARLLKHAEAAMACLAVDPAILLIVVGVLMFLITFCGCIGSLRENICLLQTFSICLTVVFLLQLAAGVLGFVFSDKARGKVSEIINGAIVHYRDDLDLQNLIDFGQKELLRGGLLQGLVPEHVLQLHRRQPQPRAVLGAFLLLPPSRRRGCHQHHVWPGHAGHELPGGQRIHLHQRLHRQAGQLDPQQPLPAGGHRSGPGHPPARGDPALSDPRQPDQRPDQAAALQSAAPGRPLVLSPREASASVGRRGFLCPLDILGRRADPPSWQLLALPSGEGHHLLEPGQTFARPLLPGTGQWPPPPATLGPWESLCLGLFSLKQPRVGAICFQASRRAHGDAAAAAEGAESGVCP, encoded by the exons ATGATCTCAATGGTGATGGTGGCGGTGGGGGTCTACGCCCGGCTGCTGAAACACGCAG AGGCGGCGATGGCCTGCCTGGCCGTGGACCCCGCCATCCTGCTCATCGTGGTCGGCGTCCTCATGTTCCTCATCACCTTCTGCGGCTGCATCGGCTCCTTGCGGGAGAACATCTGCCTGCTGCAGACG tTCTCCATCTGCCTGACCGTGGTCTtcctcctgcagctggcagctggcGTGTTGGGCTTCGTCTTCTCCGACAAG GCGCGCGGGAAGGTGAGCGAGATCATCAACGGCGCCATCGTGCATTACCGGGATGACCTGGACCTGCAGAACCTCATCGACTTTGGGCAGAAGGAG CTGCTGCGGGGGGGTCTCCTACAAGGACTGGTCCCAGAACATGTACTTCAACTGCACCGCCGACAACCCCAGCCGCGAGCGGTGCTCGGTGCCTTTCTCCTGCTGCCTCCAAGCCGCCGACGAG GCTGTCATCAACACCATGTGTGGCCAGGGCATGCAGGCCATGAactacctggaggccagcgaaTTCATCTACACCAACGGCTGCATCGACAAGCTGGTCAACTGGATCCACAGCAACCTCTTCCTGCTGGGGGGCATCGCTCTGGGCCTGGCCATCCCCCAG CTCGTGGGGATCCTGCTCTCTCAGATCCTCGTCAACCAGATCAAAGACCAGATCAAGCTGCAGCTCTACAATCAGCAGCACCGGGCAGACCCCTGGTACTGAGCCCCCGCGAGGCCAGCGCTTCCGTGGGGCGCCGAGGCTTCCTGTGCCCCCTGGACATCCTTGGGCGAAGAGCAGACCCACCTTCCTGGCAGCTGCTGGCTTTGCCCTCCGGAGAGGGGCATCATCTCCTGGAGCCGGGTCAAACCTTTGCGCGTCCCCTCTTGCCGGGGACGGGACAGTGGCCTCCTCCACCAGCGACTCTTGGACCTTGGGAATCACTTTGCTTGGggttattttctttaaagcagccCCGCGTTGGAGCGATTTGTTTCCAGGCTTCCCGGCGAGCGCACGGAGATGCCGCAGCCGCTGCCGAGGGGGCTGAGAGTGGGGTTTGTCCGTGA